The following are encoded together in the Osmia lignaria lignaria isolate PbOS001 chromosome 13, iyOsmLign1, whole genome shotgun sequence genome:
- the Hs3st-B gene encoding heparan sulfate 3-O sulfotransferase-B, with protein MELRKGLWSKKILLPACFLVILIWIFLIDNSLLLVGLSGKATLQKPRNSVYSAHMVDPNLDRLIVKESFLINDVESRRTKLSKLQVVSLWTGNNSVKGSSGTLRKYQVLRQQGLIPSKQLPTALIIGVKKGGTRALLEFLRLHPAIRAAGSEVHFFDHHYIKGFHWYRHRMPPTLATQITMEKTPSYFVTSEVPRRVQRMNPAMKLILVVRDPVTRAISDYTQVKSKRANMPKFEDLAFLNGSKIVDTSWVPLKIGVYARHLERWLQYFPLSQFLFVSGERLIIDPVAEVTRVQDFLGLKRVICEKHFYFNATKGFPCLLKSEEHPTPHCLGKNKGRSHPYIDPVAIQRLRDFYRPFNQRFYQLTGMDFGWL; from the exons ATGGAACTTAGAAAAGGGCTATGGTCGAAAAAAATCCTGCTACCGGCCTGTTTTCTGGTAATTCTAATCTGGATCTTTCTAATCGACAATTCCTTGCTCCTGGTCGGCCTGTCCGGCAAAGCGACCCTACAAAAACCCAGAAATTCCGTTTACTCTGCGCACATGGTCGATCCGAATTTGGACCGTCTAATCGTGAAGGAATCCTTTTTGATAAACGACGTCGAATCGAGACGCACGAAATTATCGAAACTTCAAGTGGTGTCACTTTGGACAGGCAACAACAGCGTTAAGGGAAGCTCAGGTACATTGCGAAAGTATCAGGTGTTGAGACAACAAGGTTTAATACCTAGCAAACAATTACCGACTGCGTTGATAATCGGCGTGAAGAAAGGCGGAACCAGAGCCCTGTTAGAGTTTCTAAGGTTACATCCGGCTATACGAGCCGCCGGATCGGAAGTACACTTTTTCGACCATCATTACATCAAGGGATTCCATTGGTACAG ACACCGGATGCCTCCTACATTGGCCACTCAAATTACGATGGAAAAAACACCGTCGTATTTCGTGACTAGCGAGGTACCGAGAAGAGTTCAACGCATGAATCCGGCAATGAAATTGATTCTCGTAGTAAGGGATCCGGTTACCAGAGCGATATCCGATTATACTCAAGTGAAGAGTAAACGAGCAAACATGCCAAAATTCGAAGATCTAGCATTTCTGAACGGATCCAAGATCGTGGACACTTCGTGGGTACCATTGAAAATCGGAGTGTACGCGAGACACTTGGAAAGGTGGCTTCAATATTTTCCGTTATCGCAATTCTTATTTGTATCCGGGGAGAGATTGATCATAGATCCTGTCGCCGAGGTAACGAGGGTACAAGATTTCTTAGGCCTAAAGCGAGTTATATGcgagaaacatttttatttcaacgctACCAAAGGGTTCCCTTGTCTGCTCAAATCTGAAGAACATCCTACACCCCATTGCCTTG GTAAGAACAAGGGTCGTAGTCATCCTTACATAGATCCTGTAGCCATACAACGATTGAGAGATTTTTATCGTCCATTTAATCAACGTTTCTATCAATTAACCGGGATGGATTTCGGCTGGTTGTGA